In a genomic window of Helianthus annuus cultivar XRQ/B chromosome 10, HanXRQr2.0-SUNRISE, whole genome shotgun sequence:
- the LOC110881587 gene encoding F-box/kelch-repeat protein At3g17530: protein MADLPIHTIVFEILTRLPAKDVGRSKSVCKQWYALLSTQDFVRIHCSRSLVSSNQRVLLIDDLTCYVRPIISKSNDYGPSSIVTFPFHHQNNDVSILSHLNGLLYVCLNHTYELLLWNPTTTAFKRLSTPNSHGFYINNLDAVGLYVDADDDYKVLHIKRRSGVLGVYVYSREVDSWRNIPFITRQEYLSPHFDWSAGTFCGGTLYFTVCECWLGGTKRVICFDVNSEQFKEISFPPVPSIGMVQGVLVNVKNVLHMFASTGMFEMTIDL from the coding sequence ATGGCTGACCTTCCTATTCATACAATCGTGTTTGAGATATTAACCAGGCTGCCAGCAAAGGATGTAGGTCGTTCTAAGAGTGTATGTAAGCAATGGTATGCGTTATTGTCAACACAAGATTTCGTAAGGATACATTGTTCTCGCTCATTAGTTTCATCTAACCAGAGAGTTCTACTAATTGACGACCTAACGTGCTATGTTCGTCCGATCATCTCTAAATCCAATGACTATGGGCCAAGCTCCATAGTTACATTTCCATTCCATCACCAAAATAATGATGTCTCAATACTTTCACATTTGAATGGATTGTTGTATGTTTGCTTGAATCATACATACGAGCTGcttctttggaatccaacaacTACTGCTTTCAAGCGTTTGTCAACTCCTAATTCTCATGGATTCTATATAAATAACCTTGATGCCGTTGGTTTGTACGTTGACGCTGACGATGATTACAAGGTCTTGCATATAAAGCGTAGGAGTGGTGTACTTGGTGTCTATGTTTATTCTAGGGAAGTAGACTCTTGGAGAAATATTCCTTTCATAACAAGACAAGAGTACCTAAGCCCTCATTTCGATTGGTCAGCTGGCACATTTTGTGGTGGTACTCTATATTTCACTGTTTGCGAATGTTGGCTTGGAGGTACGAAAAGGGTGATTTGTTTTGATGTTAATTCGGAGCAGTTCAAGGAGATAAGCTTTCCACCCGTTCCTTCTATAGGAATGGTTCAAGGTGTTTTAGTTAATGTAAAAAATGTGCTTCACATGTTTGCTAGCACTGGCATGTTTGAGATGACAATTGACCTATGA